The segment GAGCGGAGCAAGCATGCGTACTCTTAAATGAAAGACAAAGCGCTCTCGCCGCCAATACGGCGATAGCCGAGGCGCAACATGCCGCTGGCGCTATCTCGGCCTATCAGGTTGCCCAGTTGCGGATCGCCATGCAATCGAGTCGCCTGGATTTATTTGAAGCTGAGAAAGCCCGCAGCCAGGCGTGGGTGAAACTCGCCGCGGCTATGGGTGTGCCCTTTCATGTCGTCAAGGAATTGCCGATACATTATGATGAATTTGAACGTTACGACGTTAAAATTTCCGAAAAGGAAGCGCGCTTGCATGCTCTAACCGCCAGGAACGACATTTTGAGCGCGCTGGCCGAGTATGCCGCCGCGCAATCGTCATTGCGGCTCGAAGTGGCCCGCCAATACCCCGATATCCATCTGGGGCCGGGTTATCAGTTGGACCAATCGCAAAATAAATGGACGTTGGGGATCACATTCAATTTGCCCATATTCAGCCGCAACCGCGGCCCAATCGCCGAAGCCGAAGCACGTCGGAGTGAGGCCGCCGCGCGTTTTTTGGCATTGCAAGCGAGTATTTTAAGCGAGATCGACAGCGCGTTGGCTGGAATCAAAGCTGCTCTCCCACAGGCAGAGGCTGCAGAGGAGTTGCTGAACAATTTGCAAAAACAGGAAAAAACCGCCGCCGCGATGCATGAAATCGGAGAAATATCAAAAGCCGACCTCTTGGCGCTCAGGCTGGAGTTGAATACCGCCTACATATCCCGTTTGAATGCGCTGATCAAGGCTCAAGAAGCGATCGGGGCATTTGAAAACGCCGTGCAAAGCGCATTGGAGTTGTCACCGGAACAATTGCAGGTCGCCCCAAGCCGGTCCAAGCGCTGAAGGAGAAACAATCATGAGTAGACGCCCGAAAACGATTATCATCGCCCTAATCATCATTGTCATCATCGCCATCGTCGTGTGGCGCGGCTTGATACTGAAAAACGCCAACGAAGGCGAAAAAGTTGAACCCGAAGTGACTGTCGAGGTTGCACCGATCGTGCGCACAACCCTTCACCGCGTGGTGGTTGCCTACGGCGTGGTGGAAGCCCAGCCGGCCGGGGAAAATACCGCGCCGGCCGGGTCGCGCATCGCCAGCCCATTTGCTGGCATGTTGGCGCAGGTCTATTGCCGCGAGGGTCAATCTGTCCGCAAAGGCGATGCCTTGTTCAGCCTCGATAGCCGCGTCGCCGATCTGGCGGTTGAGAAAGCCAGGCAGTCGCTTGTCTTTGCCGAGTTTACCGATGAACGGCAAAAAAAACTGCTCGCGGTCGAGGGGACCGCGCAGAAAAACGTCGAAGAGGCCGAATTGCAATTGAAAACCGCCCGCAACGATCTGGCCAATGCCCAAATCCAACAAAAACTGTTGCAGATCATTGCCCCCATTGACGGCATGGTCACGCAAATCTTTGTCCGCCCCGGGGAGAGTGTCGAAACAGCGACCATTCTCGCCGATGTCGTCGACCTGGAGCGGCTGATCGTAACGGCGTCTGTGCCGGTCAACGAAGCGGCAGCGCTTAGAACCGATCAAACGGTTGAATTGACTGGTGGTCAGAATACGATCGATCGTGAAGACGCGCCAGCTATCGTCAACGGTGGAAAATTGATCTATGTCGGCGCTGCGGTCGATCCCAAATCGGATACGGTGACGATCCGCGCCACGCTGCCCAGAAGCGTCAAATTGCAATTGGGCCGGTTCCTGACCCTGCGCATCATCTGCGCCGAACATGCCGGTTGTCTGGCTGTACCCGAAGCGGCGCTGGTGAAAGATGACGACGGCAACCCGGCGATCATGCTGGTTGAAAGCGACCACGCGCTGCAAAAAGTGGTTAAAGCGGGGCTGCGCGATGCCGGTCTTGTTGAAGTAGCGGCAGAGGGTTTGAAGGAAGGGCAGCAGGTTATCACCGACGGCGCCTATGGGCTGCCCGACAAAACGAAAGTCGTGACCGCCGGCGATAAAAAACATGGAACCTAAACGCACATTCGTCAATTTCGCCGGGCAGCATTCGCTGCTGATTATCTTTATGACGATCGTCCTGTGCATGGCGGGCGTCTATGCCGCGTTGAGTCTGCCTTCGTCGGTTTTTCCCAAGACCGATTTCCCGCGGGTCGTCCTGCTTATTGATAATGGCGTGATGCCGTCCGAAGAGATGATGGCAACGATCACCCGGCCGATCGAAGAGGCGATGAAAGACATCCCCGGTGTGACGACGATCCGTTCGGCGACCGGGCGCGGTTCGGCCGAAGTCAATGTCTTTTTTAATTGGCAAGTCGACATGATCAAAGCGGAGCTTTTT is part of the Candidatus Aminicenantes bacterium genome and harbors:
- a CDS encoding efflux RND transporter periplasmic adaptor subunit codes for the protein MSRRPKTIIIALIIIVIIAIVVWRGLILKNANEGEKVEPEVTVEVAPIVRTTLHRVVVAYGVVEAQPAGENTAPAGSRIASPFAGMLAQVYCREGQSVRKGDALFSLDSRVADLAVEKARQSLVFAEFTDERQKKLLAVEGTAQKNVEEAELQLKTARNDLANAQIQQKLLQIIAPIDGMVTQIFVRPGESVETATILADVVDLERLIVTASVPVNEAAALRTDQTVELTGGQNTIDREDAPAIVNGGKLIYVGAAVDPKSDTVTIRATLPRSVKLQLGRFLTLRIICAEHAGCLAVPEAALVKDDDGNPAIMLVESDHALQKVVKAGLRDAGLVEVAAEGLKEGQQVITDGAYGLPDKTKVVTAGDKKHGT
- a CDS encoding TolC family protein, with the translated sequence MNSSGYSTIISSCKKVLPGLLFILKQKMMILHRKKINCLFLFAIFFSGCVRYHPQPIFADKTLGDFEERTLDAAELKEFFRINGQTPEWPMKSWDIKALTLVSLFYHPDLDVARAQWGVTQAGRITAGERPNPDFSFAPTYNSSIPVGEGTRWSPGFSLDITIETAGKRGIRIARARQFSEAAYLNIHTVAWQVYSRLRQSVLELYGAEQACVLLNERQSALAANTAIAEAQHAAGAISAYQVAQLRIAMQSSRLDLFEAEKARSQAWVKLAAAMGVPFHVVKELPIHYDEFERYDVKISEKEARLHALTARNDILSALAEYAAAQSSLRLEVARQYPDIHLGPGYQLDQSQNKWTLGITFNLPIFSRNRGPIAEAEARRSEAAARFLALQASILSEIDSALAGIKAALPQAEAAEELLNNLQKQEKTAAAMHEIGEISKADLLALRLELNTAYISRLNALIKAQEAIGAFENAVQSALELSPEQLQVAPSRSKR